A region from the Cryptosporangium arvum DSM 44712 genome encodes:
- a CDS encoding SEC-C metal-binding domain-containing protein yields the protein MTERGPAEPTLDARIDSFLRSFARVRGQRKTRKPRRTKSLRVLVYWPADQWDEMAARWPQFVPEYGDDHATHRRNVEDMLRAQSEDSEASFGVAALTVEGLAGFAQEQDLDAATSETRAAYAAELGRAGKATSWPPSPTQKCWCGSTRLYRDCCAATP from the coding sequence GTGACTGAGCGCGGACCCGCCGAGCCGACCCTGGACGCCCGGATCGACTCGTTCCTACGCAGCTTCGCGCGCGTCCGCGGCCAGCGAAAGACGCGCAAGCCGCGGCGGACCAAGAGCCTGCGCGTGCTCGTCTACTGGCCCGCCGACCAGTGGGACGAGATGGCCGCCCGCTGGCCCCAATTCGTCCCCGAGTACGGCGACGACCACGCCACCCACCGCCGCAACGTCGAGGACATGCTCCGAGCGCAGTCCGAGGATTCAGAAGCCTCCTTCGGCGTGGCCGCTCTGACCGTGGAGGGGTTGGCGGGCTTCGCCCAGGAGCAGGATCTCGACGCCGCCACGAGCGAGACCAGGGCGGCGTACGCGGCCGAACTGGGCCGAGCGGGGAAGGCGACCTCCTGGCCGCCGTCCCCGACTCAGAAGTGCTGGTGCGGCTCCACCCGCCTCTACCGGGATTGCTGCGCGGCAACGCCCTGA
- a CDS encoding PP2C family protein-serine/threonine phosphatase codes for MTRVDVVAVTHRGLVRGRNEDTLAVAGFLSGAFENEPVRLEVNTARPVSFLVADGLGGHVEGFRASRLAAALLSDATPELHDEETIVAAVRGASDAVFAEMAHNPDWYGMGTTIVGLVLDGDRAFCLNVGDSRCYRVGDDGSLDQLSIDDSPPLDPASGRRFTTIVTQTLGGTRQESVIHPHVSVHRVVPGDRFLLCSDGLTDYSEPEALPAALANPHADPVDSVNALLHAAFEGGGKDNVSIVLLKVAEID; via the coding sequence GTGACCAGGGTCGACGTAGTCGCGGTGACGCATCGCGGCCTGGTCCGCGGCCGCAACGAGGACACCCTGGCGGTGGCCGGGTTCCTCTCCGGGGCGTTCGAGAACGAGCCGGTGCGTCTGGAAGTGAACACCGCTCGCCCGGTGTCGTTCCTGGTGGCCGACGGGTTGGGTGGCCACGTCGAGGGCTTCCGGGCCAGTCGGCTGGCGGCCGCGCTGCTCAGCGACGCCACGCCGGAGCTGCACGACGAGGAGACGATCGTCGCCGCGGTCCGGGGCGCCAGCGACGCGGTGTTCGCCGAGATGGCGCACAACCCCGACTGGTACGGGATGGGCACCACGATCGTGGGCCTGGTGCTCGACGGCGACCGGGCGTTCTGCCTGAACGTCGGCGACAGCCGCTGCTACCGGGTGGGCGACGACGGTTCGCTCGACCAGCTCTCGATCGACGACTCGCCCCCGCTGGACCCGGCTTCCGGCCGCCGGTTCACGACGATCGTCACCCAGACGCTCGGCGGCACCCGCCAGGAGAGCGTCATCCACCCGCACGTCTCCGTGCACCGGGTCGTCCCCGGAGACCGCTTCCTGCTCTGCAGCGACGGTCTCACCGACTACAGCGAGCCCGAGGCGCTCCCCGCCGCGCTCGCCAACCCCCACGCCGACCCGGTCGACAGCGTCAACGCGCTACTGCACGCCGCGTTCGAGGGCGGCGGCAAAGACAACGTCTCGATCGTCCTGCTGAAGGTCGCCGAGATCGACTAG
- a CDS encoding GNAT family N-acetyltransferase yields MADARVTVDLTVRDLLHEDLAACAWTGSPTHLRFISAALGRRSAGVVDYLAVCGPSDLPLGVGGVDYGRSRGAGWLWQFVVHPAFRSCGIGTLLVRSAEERIRRRGLSHAELGVDAANAGARRLYARLGYDVVREQGEEWDGRRSHCVVMRRRVGPG; encoded by the coding sequence ATGGCTGACGCCAGGGTCACCGTCGACCTGACCGTCCGCGATCTCCTCCACGAGGATCTCGCGGCGTGCGCGTGGACCGGGTCGCCGACCCATCTGCGCTTCATCTCCGCCGCGCTCGGCCGGCGGTCCGCCGGTGTGGTCGACTACCTGGCGGTCTGCGGCCCCAGCGACTTACCGCTCGGCGTCGGCGGGGTCGACTACGGTCGTAGCCGCGGTGCCGGCTGGCTGTGGCAGTTCGTCGTGCACCCGGCGTTCCGGTCCTGCGGTATCGGGACGTTGCTGGTGCGCTCGGCGGAGGAGCGCATCCGTCGCCGAGGGCTTTCGCACGCCGAACTCGGCGTGGACGCCGCCAACGCCGGAGCGCGGCGGTTGTACGCGCGGCTGGGCTACGACGTGGTGCGGGAGCAGGGTGAGGAGTGGGACGGCCGCCGCAGCCATTGCGTGGTGATGCGGCGGCGCGTCGGGCCGGGCTAG
- a CDS encoding sensor histidine kinase has protein sequence MPLTLVSALRGRPEHVPPDFPDAPASGTDGPTTRTDASRLLSGRVGLGPIAARSGAVLRAAWCVVLPAVAYGGGAVAAPSVWQHVLLLGALAWGASVAAICWTGRLPTWLVLGDAVVSAGLLIATVRLLPAEFAGAAGSWVIGWAGVSVLLASWRLRASLVWLVALAEISAYLLGSQLAGAELESREPLGLARPIADTVQAAGVLLALAAIGLVLVRLVRLGALNASGTIRGRNTARRTDQVESARLHDRSVRRLLLHDTVLTTLTAIARGGLEGRADVVRARCTDDMESLAHDPRADEPVRTGRRLLDVVHRQAAHRGLRVYVAEGAPADPLPAEVTTAFAAASREALSNVEKHAGTTEVGIAARGGENWLELTIHDRGRGFDPATARTGGLGLKKSLTGRMTAVGGAASVQSAIGRGTVVTLRWSAEEAAHVGVVPPPAIEETPRAEPAVPNQVDEERILADRYTRYGLLALAWIGHFWQALSLGLLITNWANYRSGWVALGGWSVLFVITLVQVYLVTLQGKRGHPSDWIDRHAGWMTVLSVAAALAVLLDCTSAGLLTPANWPIGVLGWILSVFALRRPLWFDLAWLTIALTTLVAVAIEWSGSSTAVAIALGVVFGAGIPQVGALVIVFELRRHATVAATALAEQHQLDAARAARDAVTADRIQRDAALSRDLFPLLRALSNGSANPDSPVVRRRCELAAAEVRALVDHDDLTTPIATLDAVAAVTRSARQRDIVPVVHLGEGLDVVSPGWQRTFAQLTDRMLAEALPGEATLTVRGTPEEIAITFCFPTRTPAPLLQSVAVGVGNQLVPDRQIRVDIEPDMTNTAWLEVTWDTRSVA, from the coding sequence ATGCCGCTGACATTGGTCTCCGCCTTACGCGGTAGACCGGAGCACGTGCCGCCCGACTTCCCGGACGCACCCGCGTCCGGTACCGACGGACCAACGACGAGGACGGACGCTTCCCGGCTGCTGTCCGGCCGGGTCGGCCTGGGCCCGATCGCCGCACGCTCGGGCGCCGTCCTGCGCGCCGCCTGGTGCGTCGTCCTCCCGGCGGTCGCCTACGGTGGCGGCGCGGTCGCGGCTCCCTCGGTCTGGCAGCACGTGCTTCTCCTCGGTGCGCTCGCCTGGGGCGCGAGCGTGGCCGCGATCTGCTGGACGGGCCGGCTCCCGACCTGGCTGGTGCTCGGCGACGCCGTGGTGTCGGCGGGGCTGCTGATCGCGACCGTCCGGCTGCTCCCGGCCGAGTTCGCCGGCGCCGCCGGGAGCTGGGTCATCGGGTGGGCCGGCGTCTCGGTGCTGTTGGCGTCGTGGCGGCTGCGCGCCTCGCTGGTCTGGCTGGTGGCGCTGGCCGAGATCAGCGCCTACCTGCTCGGTTCCCAGTTGGCCGGCGCCGAACTCGAGAGTCGGGAGCCGCTCGGCCTGGCCCGGCCGATCGCCGACACCGTCCAGGCGGCCGGCGTGCTGCTGGCCCTGGCCGCGATCGGCCTGGTGCTGGTCCGGCTGGTCCGGCTGGGCGCGCTGAACGCGAGCGGGACGATCCGGGGCCGGAACACCGCCCGCCGCACCGATCAGGTGGAGAGCGCGCGGCTGCACGACCGCAGCGTGCGCCGCCTCCTGCTGCACGACACCGTGCTGACGACGCTCACCGCGATCGCCCGCGGCGGGCTGGAGGGCCGGGCCGACGTCGTCCGCGCCCGGTGCACCGACGACATGGAGTCGCTCGCCCACGATCCACGCGCCGACGAGCCGGTCCGCACCGGCCGCCGGCTCCTCGACGTCGTCCACCGCCAGGCCGCGCACCGGGGCCTGCGGGTGTACGTCGCCGAGGGCGCCCCCGCCGATCCGCTGCCGGCCGAAGTGACGACCGCCTTCGCCGCCGCCAGCCGGGAGGCCCTGTCGAACGTCGAGAAGCACGCGGGCACGACCGAGGTCGGTATCGCGGCCCGCGGCGGCGAGAACTGGCTGGAGCTGACGATCCACGACCGCGGCCGCGGCTTCGACCCGGCCACCGCGCGCACCGGCGGCCTCGGGCTGAAGAAGTCGCTCACCGGGCGGATGACGGCGGTCGGCGGAGCCGCGAGCGTGCAGTCGGCGATCGGCCGCGGCACGGTCGTGACCCTGCGCTGGTCGGCCGAGGAGGCCGCCCACGTCGGCGTCGTGCCGCCGCCGGCGATCGAGGAGACCCCCAGGGCCGAGCCCGCCGTGCCGAATCAAGTCGACGAGGAGCGCATCCTCGCCGATCGCTACACCCGGTACGGGTTGCTCGCGCTGGCCTGGATCGGCCACTTCTGGCAGGCGCTGAGCCTCGGCCTGCTGATCACCAACTGGGCGAACTACCGCTCGGGGTGGGTGGCGCTTGGCGGCTGGTCCGTCCTGTTCGTCATCACGCTCGTGCAGGTCTACCTGGTCACGCTCCAGGGCAAGCGCGGCCACCCCTCGGACTGGATCGACCGGCACGCCGGCTGGATGACCGTCCTGTCGGTGGCCGCGGCGCTCGCGGTGCTGCTCGACTGCACGTCGGCGGGCCTGCTCACCCCGGCGAACTGGCCGATCGGCGTCCTCGGCTGGATCCTCTCGGTGTTCGCGCTGCGTCGCCCACTGTGGTTCGACCTCGCCTGGCTGACGATCGCGCTCACGACGCTGGTCGCGGTGGCGATCGAGTGGAGCGGGTCGAGCACCGCCGTGGCGATCGCGCTCGGCGTCGTGTTCGGGGCCGGCATTCCGCAGGTCGGCGCCCTGGTGATCGTCTTCGAACTGCGTCGGCACGCGACCGTGGCGGCGACGGCTCTCGCCGAGCAGCACCAGTTGGACGCCGCACGCGCGGCTCGCGACGCGGTGACCGCCGATCGGATCCAGCGTGACGCCGCACTCAGCCGGGATCTGTTCCCGCTGTTGCGCGCGCTCTCCAACGGGTCGGCGAACCCCGACTCGCCGGTCGTGCGGCGTCGCTGCGAACTCGCCGCCGCCGAGGTCCGGGCGCTCGTCGACCACGACGACCTCACCACCCCGATCGCGACGCTCGACGCCGTCGCCGCGGTCACCCGCAGTGCCCGTCAGCGCGACATCGTGCCGGTCGTGCATCTCGGCGAAGGCCTCGACGTCGTCTCGCCGGGCTGGCAGCGCACGTTCGCTCAGCTCACCGATCGGATGCTCGCCGAAGCGCTGCCCGGCGAAGCGACCCTCACGGTGCGCGGGACGCCGGAGGAGATCGCGATCACGTTCTGCTTCCCGACCCGTACCCCGGCGCCGCTGCTGCAGTCCGTGGCGGTCGGCGTCGGTAATCAGTTGGTGCCCGACCGTCAGATTCGGGTGGACATCGAACCGGACATGACCAACACCGCATGGCTGGAGGTGACATGGGACACGAGGAGCGTTGCGTGA
- a CDS encoding histone deacetylase → MVWYVAYGSNMHADRLGYYLAGGRPPGAARTYPGCRDPRPPRRTEPVFLDGGIYFALESRTWTGGMAFYDPGLPGRAAGRGYLLGAGQFADIAAQEMARRPDVDLDLTEAITTGRATLGPGRYETLVCPGALDGHPMLTFTAPWACADAQLNPPAPRYLGMIASGLHEAHGWDAETLTAYLAERPGVRGHWTPDALADRVARIEFRWAHTSGGGTTSPDDAEPNSSCHREMR, encoded by the coding sequence CTGGTGTGGTACGTCGCGTACGGCTCGAACATGCACGCCGACCGGCTGGGTTACTACCTCGCCGGTGGCCGCCCGCCCGGTGCGGCACGCACGTACCCGGGCTGTCGCGACCCCCGCCCGCCCCGGCGCACCGAGCCGGTGTTCCTGGACGGCGGAATCTACTTCGCGCTCGAGTCGCGCACCTGGACCGGTGGAATGGCGTTCTACGACCCTGGCTTACCGGGCCGCGCCGCCGGACGCGGCTACCTGCTCGGCGCCGGCCAGTTCGCCGACATCGCCGCGCAGGAGATGGCCCGGCGGCCCGACGTCGACCTGGACCTGACCGAGGCGATCACGACCGGACGCGCGACGCTGGGCCCGGGACGCTACGAGACGCTGGTCTGCCCGGGGGCGCTGGACGGGCACCCGATGCTGACGTTCACCGCGCCGTGGGCCTGCGCCGACGCCCAGCTCAACCCGCCGGCGCCGCGCTATCTGGGGATGATCGCCAGCGGCCTGCACGAAGCGCACGGCTGGGACGCCGAGACGCTCACCGCGTACCTGGCCGAACGGCCCGGCGTCCGCGGGCACTGGACCCCGGACGCGCTCGCCGACCGGGTGGCCCGGATCGAGTTCCGCTGGGCTCACACCAGCGGCGGCGGAACGACCTCGCCGGACGACGCCGAGCCGAACAGCAGTTGCCACCGCGAAATGCGATAA
- a CDS encoding expansin EXLX1 family cellulose-binding protein produces MTGPRWEDEPIDAWDPADTDFFGAPRSKGGNTGEFRVVDGASADSGRGKHRGSRRRGLGSSAVAGVAGAVAARSAVDRQADQPELDRPVSAGPGFERAGSDRPRGFGSVAGEPRSFRSEPVASSFETADFRAGATAMTEVVPAAKDGGRFAGLRRALRRRWFAPSVTGGVVLCSVAFVTGVTQFAGAACAAVPPAGVERSGEATFFDGGVGNCSFPSLPADDLYVALGPSEYSGAGACGSYLDVKGPSGSVRVKVVDQCPECEEGHIDLSREAFEQIADPEAGVVPITYSAVANPAVGKLSARVKEGSSEFFLSILIDNHGNPLTNVEVDGTDLSRTTDNHWVADGGLGTGPFSVKVTDNAGRTATIPNVTLSPGSVQQSTVALGGGNAVSAPTTKAAAPASSSPASSPAADAPLAAAPRDATGESSAEDSSSSNEQNDTETAVTPDADASEEIAANPAPSSSVAVPRATESAAGSTGRNSCG; encoded by the coding sequence GTGACCGGCCCACGCTGGGAAGACGAGCCGATCGACGCCTGGGACCCGGCCGACACCGACTTCTTCGGGGCGCCTCGGTCGAAGGGCGGCAACACCGGCGAGTTCCGCGTCGTCGACGGCGCCTCGGCGGATTCCGGCCGGGGTAAGCACCGGGGATCCCGTCGGCGTGGGCTCGGGTCCAGCGCGGTGGCGGGTGTCGCGGGTGCGGTGGCCGCTCGTTCGGCCGTGGACCGGCAGGCGGACCAGCCGGAGTTGGATCGCCCGGTCTCGGCCGGGCCGGGTTTCGAGCGGGCTGGTTCGGATCGGCCACGGGGCTTTGGTTCGGTGGCGGGGGAGCCGCGGAGTTTCCGGTCGGAGCCGGTGGCCTCGTCGTTCGAGACGGCGGATTTCCGGGCCGGTGCCACCGCGATGACCGAGGTGGTACCGGCGGCCAAGGACGGTGGCCGGTTCGCGGGATTACGTCGCGCGCTGCGGCGGCGCTGGTTCGCCCCGAGCGTGACCGGCGGTGTGGTGCTCTGCTCGGTCGCGTTCGTCACCGGCGTCACCCAGTTCGCCGGAGCCGCCTGCGCCGCCGTCCCGCCCGCCGGCGTGGAGCGGAGCGGCGAGGCCACGTTCTTCGATGGCGGCGTCGGCAACTGCTCGTTCCCGTCGCTCCCGGCCGACGACCTGTACGTCGCGCTCGGCCCGTCCGAGTACTCCGGCGCCGGGGCGTGCGGCAGCTACCTCGACGTGAAGGGCCCGTCGGGCAGCGTCCGCGTGAAGGTCGTCGACCAGTGCCCGGAGTGCGAGGAAGGCCACATCGACCTGAGCCGGGAGGCGTTCGAGCAGATCGCCGACCCCGAGGCCGGTGTGGTTCCGATCACGTACTCGGCGGTCGCGAACCCGGCGGTCGGCAAGCTCAGCGCCCGGGTCAAAGAGGGTTCGTCGGAGTTCTTCCTGTCGATCCTGATCGACAACCACGGCAACCCGCTGACGAACGTCGAGGTCGACGGCACGGACCTGAGCCGGACGACCGACAACCACTGGGTCGCCGACGGCGGCCTCGGCACCGGCCCGTTCTCGGTGAAGGTGACCGACAACGCGGGCCGCACGGCGACGATCCCGAACGTCACGCTCAGCCCGGGTAGCGTGCAACAGTCGACGGTCGCGCTCGGCGGTGGCAACGCCGTGAGCGCTCCGACGACGAAGGCGGCCGCTCCGGCTTCGTCGTCGCCGGCTTCTTCGCCGGCCGCTGACGCTCCACTGGCGGCGGCTCCACGCGACGCCACGGGCGAGTCCTCGGCCGAGGACTCGTCAAGCAGTAACGAACAGAACGACACCGAAACAGCAGTGACCCCGGACGCCGACGCGTCCGAGGAGATCGCAGCGAACCCAGCGCCGTCGTCGTCGGTCGCCGTACCACGTGCGACCGAGTCGGCAGCCGGATCAACGGGGCGGAACTCATGTGGCTAG